A window of the Mesotoga prima MesG1.Ag.4.2 genome harbors these coding sequences:
- the rplL gene encoding 50S ribosomal protein L7/L12: protein MTKEELISAIKEMTVAELSDLVKALEEEFGVSAAAPVAVAAAPANGGAAAEEEEEQTEFKVVLKSFGAKKIDVIKVVRSITGLGLKEAKDLVEKAGTPEGVVKENLPKAEAEELKKQLEEAGAEVELK, encoded by the coding sequence ATGACAAAGGAAGAACTTATAAGCGCAATAAAAGAAATGACAGTGGCAGAACTTTCAGATCTTGTTAAAGCCCTTGAAGAGGAATTTGGAGTGAGCGCGGCGGCTCCAGTTGCAGTTGCGGCAGCTCCTGCAAATGGTGGGGCGGCAGCAGAGGAAGAAGAAGAGCAGACAGAATTCAAGGTAGTTTTGAAGTCTTTTGGTGCAAAGAAGATCGATGTTATCAAGGTAGTAAGATCAATAACTGGACTCGGACTCAAGGAGGCCAAGGATCTTGTGGAAAAGGCTGGAACACCGGAGGGTGTTGTAAAGGAAAACCTTCCAAAGGCGGAGGCAGAAGAATTGAAGAAGCAACTCGAAGAAGCTGGCGCCGAAGTCGAACTGAAGTAA